The Anaerobacillus sp. CMMVII genomic interval CGCATTTTCTAATTTTAAAAAATTAAGTTTGTTGAATTTTCAAAGTTTGCAAAACAATAACTAAATGTAAATTCTAATATTTAGTAAGTAGTAAACATCCTATGACCAATAATTTTTTAAAAATTAGTTAAACTTTATTGTTTTAGTTGTAACCTTTTGATACTTATCCGACTAATATCTAACAAATTTTAAAGGAGGTTGAGATATTGAACATAGAAGAAGAAATTCGGACTATATACCGAGAATATTTTAAGGATGTGTATCATTTTATTGTCTCTTTTACTAGCAGTCATGATGAAGCTGAAGATCTAACACAAGAGGTTTTCGTTAGATTATTTAAATCACTTCCAAGATTTAATGGAAGATCTGATTTAAAAACTTGGATTTTCTCCATTGCAAAAAATGTTGCTATTGACCATTATCGTAGTCTAAAAAGACAAATAATTTTTAATGATTTATTGTTAAAACTTACTCCATCAAAAGAAAAAACAACTGAAGAAATTGTAGAAGCGAAAGAGGATTTAAGAAATGTTGATGCTGCATTAAAAAACCTTAAATATGATTACAGAATGGTGATTGTTTTAAGAGGAATTAATGAATTCACAATTAAAGAGACAGCTACTATCTTGGGCTGGAGCGAATCAAAAGTGAAAGTAAATTATCACCGCGGTTTAAAACTGTTGAAAGAAAGCCTAGTGTCTGAAAATATCCTATTTGAAGAGAGGTGGCTGGAGAATGAATAATGAAGAAATGATAAAAAAATTAAAGAAAACGAAAAGTCTAAATTCTCCCCGCAAGGAATTTGAAAGTGAGCTTGAGGAAATGCTTGTCGAAAAGTTTTCTAAAAAGTCAAAAAACAAGTTATATCTTTCTTATTTTAGTTCGGTTGTTGCAAGCCTTCTAATCCTGTTACTAATTGTAAGTAATCAACCGAATCTTTTGAACAATGCTGTATACAATAAAGATTTTGAACCTGTTGTTTTCATTTACCATACCCATAATTACGAAGCATTTTTAGGAGAAAAAGCAGATCCTTCAATGGCCTGGGACGAAAATGAGAACATTACGTCACTTGGCAAATTTTTAAGTAGTGAGCTTGAAAAAAGAGGCGTTTCCGCCTTACATGATGCCACAAATTATCATCTAGAATTAGAAAACAAAGGAATGGAATATGCTCAATCTTATAATCTATCTCGAGAAATAGTAATGGAAGCATTAAATACACATAAAAGTTTAGAAATGACTTTCGATATTCATCGCGATGTCCAACCAAGAAGCATCACTACAACGACTATTAATGGCGAAGAGGTTGCAAGAATTAATATTGTTATTGGTGACGGTCACGAAAACTATTTAGAGAACTTAGAGTTTGCTAAAGAGCTTTATTATAAAATAGAAAATTTTTATCCTAACTTAGCAAGAGGAGTTATTGCTTCTTCTCACCGAAATTATAATCAGGACCTGCTAAATAAAGCCTTTTTAATTGAAATAGGTGGACACGAAAATACAATTGAAGAAGCAAAGAGAAGTGCATCTTATTTAGCAGAGGTATTAGCTGATATATTGAATTAAGGCTAGAATTTGGTGTTTATTCAGTGAAGATTTAACTTAACATATCACTTTTCTTTAATAGAAAATGCCGGTGTACAATTTTCAAAGTTTACTTATAGGGGAATTTTCACTAAACGGGTGCTTCAGTGAAAAATTTGGCAGTGGAGGACCTGGATACTTATTAAGCCAGGTCCTTTTATTTTTCTTTTAAAATTGTCTTTTTGTAATTGGTAGATAGTGTTAAAATTTACTTATTCAAGTAAAGAAGCAGGTGTATTAAATAATAAATGTAAGAAAATAGACACAATTTGGTAATTGATTGAATTCATTGAGGTTTATAATTTGTTTAATATTTCCTTTTTGGGAGGGCAACAAAATGAATGAAATCGAGTATTGGTATGATACTGAATACGACGAATGGGAAAGGTTAGAGCGTCATAAAATTGAGTTTGATATTACCAAACGGTTCCTTGATGATTTTATTAAAGAGGAGAATTTAGAAATCTTCGATATTGGTGGGGGTCCAGGCAGATATGCCATGTATTTATCAGAAAGAGGACATAAAGTAACTCTTTTGGACCTATCGAAAAAAAATATTGAAGTAGCAAAAAGAAAATCCTTTGAAAAAGGTATTACTTTACAGGGATACATTCACGGCAATGCATTGGAATTGGGGGAATTTGAGCGTCAATATGATGTTATCCTTCTAATGGGACCGTTATACCACTTGATAAAAGAATCCGATAGGAGAAAGGCAGTCGAAGGTGCGATAAAATTATTAAAGCCAAATGGAATTATAATTGTTACTTTTATCTCCAGTTATGCTCCAATACAAGATAATTTATTGCACTTATATCCAATTGAATTTGTTGAAGAATTACTTGGTTATTTAGAAAATGGAGAAAATAAAGAAGGCAAAGGTTTTACAACTGCATATTTTATTAATCCTAATGAAGCAAAAGAATTTATGAATAGCCACGGATTACAGGAGGTAACATTTGCAGGGATTGAAAATATTTTAGGTTGTAAGGAAAAAGAGATAAATTCATTAGATGAAAGTGAGTACAGGAAGTGGATAGAAATCGGGTATCGTCTAAGTTCTGATGAAAGTTTAATTGGTACAAGTCAACATTTGTTGTATATTGGTCGTAAAGCGTGAACTTATAGGGGGCATTAATCCAAGCAGGATTGATGCCTTTTTTGTAGAAGTAAGCCCTTATTTAAGGGGCAGTATTCCTATGATACTGTGATAATACAAAAATCCCAAATAAGGATATTATGTGAAACATTGTACTTAAACAAACGATAGCGATTGTTCGAAATGAGCAGTCGTTTATACCTTAATCTGGACCAAATAGAATGAAAAGGTGTTTCTAAATCGGTGCCTTCGATTTTATTTGATTATGAGTGGAGAGTGTTGAAAATGAAATTTAAAGTTTATGATAATGCTAATGATTTTGAGAGAAAGATAGAGTCGTTTTTATTGGAGAAGGAAGATATATTCAGTCTTTTTTACGGTGTACTGCAAGCGATTAAAGCTGGTAATTATGAAAATCCATTTATGGCAACAATTGAGGAAGAGGGAAATGTATTAGCCTTTTTCCAAATGACACCCCCGCATCCGTTAAATCTTATTTTTGTCGATGAAAACCGTTTAGATGAAATAATAGATTTCTTCATAAGAAATATGGTCGAAATTGAAATTGACTTTCGTTCGATAATCAGTTTGAAAGAGTGGGCATACAAAGTCGCGAAGAAGTGGGAAATTAAAACTGGTAAGGCTCATCAACTGCTTATGGATCAGGGATTGTATCGTTTAAATAAGGTCAATGAAACGCTTGAACATAGTCCCGGTTCTTGGCGTTATGCGGAAGAAAATGATTCTCCACTTATAGAGAAGTGGTTCAACTCATTCGAAAATGATGCCGGACTGCCGATTTCTCCAATCGAACAAGTGAAAAAACGTGTTGCAATGTTTCTTAAGGAACAAGAGGTTTTTATTTGGGAGGATAAAGGAAAGATCGTATCTATGATGAAGAAGTCACGTCCTACAAAGAACGGTGTAACCGTTAGTTTGGTTTATACGCCAAAGGAAGAACGCAAAAAAGGATATGCTCGGACGCTTGTTAAGGCGGTTTCAAGAGAACTACTTAAAGACTTCAACTTTTGCGTCCTGTACACAGATATGATGAATCCGACATCAAATAAGATCTATAGAGAAATTGGCTATGAAAGGATTGCAGACTCTGTTCATCTTGGTTTTGATAAAGGCGAATAATTCTCAACCGAATAATTTAAATTATATCCTTATTCAATAACGAGAGCATTACTGGAACAAGCAGCAGTGACGCTTTCTTTGTAACTATTGAGCAGTTTAGCACAACAACTTGTAAATTTTTAAGTATTAGTCTTTATGATATGGAGAGTGAGACACATGAGGTTAATTTTATTATTTGTTACTGTTTTAGTTATTCTATCTGGTTGTAACACAGGTTATCCAAGTCT includes:
- a CDS encoding RNA polymerase sigma factor translates to MNIEEEIRTIYREYFKDVYHFIVSFTSSHDEAEDLTQEVFVRLFKSLPRFNGRSDLKTWIFSIAKNVAIDHYRSLKRQIIFNDLLLKLTPSKEKTTEEIVEAKEDLRNVDAALKNLKYDYRMVIVLRGINEFTIKETATILGWSESKVKVNYHRGLKLLKESLVSENILFEERWLENE
- a CDS encoding bifunctional 2-polyprenyl-6-hydroxyphenol methylase/3-demethylubiquinol 3-O-methyltransferase UbiG, with the protein product MNEIEYWYDTEYDEWERLERHKIEFDITKRFLDDFIKEENLEIFDIGGGPGRYAMYLSERGHKVTLLDLSKKNIEVAKRKSFEKGITLQGYIHGNALELGEFERQYDVILLMGPLYHLIKESDRRKAVEGAIKLLKPNGIIIVTFISSYAPIQDNLLHLYPIEFVEELLGYLENGENKEGKGFTTAYFINPNEAKEFMNSHGLQEVTFAGIENILGCKEKEINSLDESEYRKWIEIGYRLSSDESLIGTSQHLLYIGRKA
- the spoIIP gene encoding stage II sporulation protein P, which produces MNNEEMIKKLKKTKSLNSPRKEFESELEEMLVEKFSKKSKNKLYLSYFSSVVASLLILLLIVSNQPNLLNNAVYNKDFEPVVFIYHTHNYEAFLGEKADPSMAWDENENITSLGKFLSSELEKRGVSALHDATNYHLELENKGMEYAQSYNLSREIVMEALNTHKSLEMTFDIHRDVQPRSITTTTINGEEVARINIVIGDGHENYLENLEFAKELYYKIENFYPNLARGVIASSHRNYNQDLLNKAFLIEIGGHENTIEEAKRSASYLAEVLADILN
- a CDS encoding GNAT family N-acetyltransferase; this encodes MKFKVYDNANDFERKIESFLLEKEDIFSLFYGVLQAIKAGNYENPFMATIEEEGNVLAFFQMTPPHPLNLIFVDENRLDEIIDFFIRNMVEIEIDFRSIISLKEWAYKVAKKWEIKTGKAHQLLMDQGLYRLNKVNETLEHSPGSWRYAEENDSPLIEKWFNSFENDAGLPISPIEQVKKRVAMFLKEQEVFIWEDKGKIVSMMKKSRPTKNGVTVSLVYTPKEERKKGYARTLVKAVSRELLKDFNFCVLYTDMMNPTSNKIYREIGYERIADSVHLGFDKGE